The sequence AGCCTCCCCCCTCAAACTGCGCTCAATGTAGGGGTAAAATTCCTCGTAAGTAACCAAAGGAACGCGCTTCTGAAACAACGCCAACGACATAGTGGGGGAAAACTCATATTTTTTACCGAAAACGGTATCACGCGCTGCCCCTACCAAATACTGAAAAACGCGCTCCTGCGTTTCCAAAGGATAGCGCATAAAGTTTTCGATGCGTTGCAGGCGGCGCGTAAAGAGCTTCATACCTAACCAGTTAACGATTTCTCTCATAGTAGTTTGGATAGTATCAAAATAGGATTGCTATTTTTTACGCCCTACCAAAGAGGCGCAAGCGAAGGGCTTGAAGTCGCCGCTCATTTTTGGGTGCGCTAAGATACAAAAAAACCGCAACATTGACAAGATGCCGAATTTTATCAATGATACGGTTTTGAGTATATTTTTAATGCAAAATATAATTTTTTATTTTTATGATAGCTTAATTTGCCGTCAATTTTGCTATAATTTGCGCCACATCAAGCGTATGCTGTTCGCTCGCCTGCATGTCTTTGAGGGTATAAACTTGATTTTGCATTTCGTTTTCGCCTATCAAAAGGGCGTAGCGGATTTGCCGTTTATTGACATAATCCAACTGCTTCTGAATTTTTTTGTTCTCGGTATAAAGTTCGGCTCTGATACCTGCCTCTCTCAATTTTCTAAGCAAAGGTATCGCAAAAAGACGTGCTTTTTCATCAAATCCTAAAACCATTATTTGCGTACTTTCTATGGCTTCGGCAGGAAAAAGTTGTAATTCTTCCATAATGTCGTAAATGCGCTCCACGCCAAAAGAAATGCCCACGCCCGAATACCCTTTCATACCGAAAATACCCGTTAGGTCGTCGTATCTGCCGCCGCCGCCGATACTGCCCATTTGCGCTTCCAAAGATTTGACCTCGAAGATGCAGCCCGTATAATAGCCCAAACCACGCGCTAAGGTTGCATCAAATTCTATTTTATTGGTTAGTTCAATTTCTTTTAGGGCAGTAAAAACGGTTTCTACCTCTGCCAGACCCTGTGCCGCCACGTCTATCCCTGCAAAGAAGTCTTGTAGGAAAGGCAAATCTTGGGCGTGTTCTATAAAATTTTGGATTTGCGCGATTCCCTCTGGTGTAATTTCGCGCTTTGCCAACTCCTTTTCTACGCCTTCCCAACCGATTTTGTCTAATTTGTCAATCGCTACGGTGATATCGACCATCTTATCAGGCTGCCCTA comes from Hugenholtzia roseola DSM 9546 and encodes:
- the hisS gene encoding histidine--tRNA ligase — protein: MQKPSTPSGTRDFSPAQVSKRDYLFETIKTVFKKYGYLPIETPAMENLSTLSGKYGEEGDQLLFRILNSGDYLKKVTELSDYKHFTTQISEKGLRYDLTVPFARYVVTHQNELTFPFRRYQIQPVWRADRPQKGRYREFYQCDADVVGADSLLNEAELLEMADEIYAKLGLKVVVKINSRKVLQGLAQKVGQPDKMVDITVAIDKLDKIGWEGVEKELAKREITPEGIAQIQNFIEHAQDLPFLQDFFAGIDVAAQGLAEVETVFTALKEIELTNKIEFDATLARGLGYYTGCIFEVKSLEAQMGSIGGGGRYDDLTGIFGMKGYSGVGISFGVERIYDIMEELQLFPAEAIESTQIMVLGFDEKARLFAIPLLRKLREAGIRAELYTENKKIQKQLDYVNKRQIRYALLIGENEMQNQVYTLKDMQASEQHTLDVAQIIAKLTAN